One Engystomops pustulosus chromosome 11, aEngPut4.maternal, whole genome shotgun sequence DNA window includes the following coding sequences:
- the LOC140106048 gene encoding uncharacterized protein isoform X2, with product MIDPGAHCCEPGLDLFPGECRMEKNGNPGIAGKILNITLEIITLLTGETYGPVKTYSSSPDVSEESRRITEPSPLLHLYENRTDEKILGLTNKILELLTAEVEDLVATHNDNCLATLESEVNKNIIQPQPGASPESEDPAGNNRDIVCSDTSNSVDTTRSFSVTETDTLNPKKRRKHVCSECGKAFLRIAHLVIHQRTHSGEKPFSCSSCGKCFISKSRLDRHWKIHMGEKRFFCSECGKSFYTNSHFQIHQRIHKNERPYVCSDCGRSFSGRSNYTRHLKIHTGERPFTCSICSQSFVQPMHLLVHQKKHEVENQLSCPKCKVFFPSEEAFVTHQKVHNHKLYSCPECRKCFLNVVSCVRHQRLHTGEKLYTCPYCKKKFINKTHLEIHKRTHTGEKPFACSECDKHFNNKWSRNKHLASHRGETPYQCTECNKGFKKKISLFLHQQLHKGNKVFTCARCRKYFSSEFDLVIHQKTHEGDSPISCPECRKEFSSKVSLMAHQKRHIGEKPFSCLECGKAFNDKSSLVAHRRVHTGEKPYACADCGKVFSVKSNMVRHQRTQTGEEPFICADCGESFRSKSCFDYHRKTHKGTQYFTCSDCEEKFTDRTSWRKHRQIHKEEKIYSELHRQLQLYECADCKKAFNKKSNLVRHMKIHNRK from the exons CGACCCTGGAGCTCATTGCTGTGAACCAGGCCTTGATCTGTTCCCGGGGGAATGCAGGATGGAGAAGAACGGGAATCCGGGAATAGCAGGGAAAATCTTAAATATCACCCTGGAGATTATCaccctgctgactggagag ACCTACGGTCCTGTAAAGACGTATAGCagcagccccgatgtatccgaaGAATCTCGGAGGATAACGGAACCTTCACCTCTTCTACATTTATATGAGAACAGAACTGATGAGAAGATCCTGGGGCTCACCAATAAGatcctggagctgctgactgCAGAG GTGGAAGATCTAGTGGCCACGC ACAATGATAACTGCCTCGCAACGCTTGAATCGGAAGTTAACAAGAACATTATACAACCTCAACCCGGTGCTAGCCCGGAATCAGAAGATCCAGCGGGAAATAACCGCGACATCGTGTGCTCCGATACTTCGAATAGCGTAGACACAACGAGGAGCTTCTCAGTTACTGAAACCGATACATTAAATCCTAAGAAAAGGAGGAAGCACGTGTGTTCTGAATGTGGCAAAGCTTTCCTGCGCATTGCACACCTGGTTATCCACCAGAGGACACACTCCGGGGAGAAGCCCTTCTCATGTTCATCTTGCGGGAAGTGTTTCATCAGTAAATCGCGACTTGACCGACATTGGAAAATCCACATGGGTGAGAAACGGTTCTTCTGttcggaatgtgggaaaagtttttatACTAATTCCCATTTCCAAATCCACCAAAGAATCCACAAGAACGAGAGGCCGTACGTATGTTCAGACTGTGGCAGATCTTTCAGTGGCCGCTCCAACTACACCCGTCACCTGAAGATCCATACGGGGGAGAGGCCGTTTACTTGCTCCATTTGCAGTCAAAGCTTTGTGCAACCAATGCACCTTTTGGTCCATCAAAAAAAACACGAAGTCGAAAACCAGCTTTCgtgcccaaaatgcaaagttTTCTTTCCTTCCGAAGAAGCCTTTGTGACTCATCAGAAAGTCCACAATCATAAACTGTATTCTTGTCCTGAGTGCAGAAAGTGTTTTCTGAACGTCGTCAGCTGCGTCCGCCATCAGAGactccacacgggggagaagttGTACACCTGCCCTTACTGCAAAAAGAAGTTTATTAATAAGACCCATCTGGAAATACataagagaactcacacgggggagaaaccaTTCGCCTGTTCAGAATGCGACAAGCATTTCAATAATAAGTGGAGTCGGAATAAGCATCTTGCATCTCACCGGGGGGAAACGCCCTATCAATGCACCGAATGTAATAAAGGGTTCAAAAAGAAAATCAGCCTTTTTCTACACCAGCAGCTACATAAGGGCAATAAAGTGTTTACCTGTGCCAGGTGCAGGAAATATTTTTCCAGCGAGTTTGATCTGGTAATCCACCAGAAAACTCACGAAGGTGACAGCCCCATCTCCTGCCCCGAGTGTCGTAAAGAGTTTTCTAGTAAAGTCAGCCTCATGGCGCATCAGAAGCGGCACattggggagaagccattctcctGCTTGGAGTGCGGTAAAGCCTTCAATGACAAGTCAAGTTTGGTGGCTCATCGGAGAGTCCACACCGGAGAGAAACCATACGCCTGCGCAGACTGCGGCAAAGTGTTTTCGGTAAAGTCAAACATGGTCCGACACCAAAGAACCCAAACCGGAGAGGAGCCCTTCATCTGTGCCGATTGCGGGGAAAGCTTTCGATCGAAAAGCTGTTTTGACTACCATCGGAAAACTCATAAGGGGACGCAATATTTTACATGTTCGGATTGTGAGGAGAAGTTCACCGATAGGACGAGCTGGCGCAAACATCGGCAGATTCACAAAGAGGAGAAAATCTACAGCGAACTGCACAGACAGCTGCAATTGTACGAATGCGCCGATTGCAAAAAGGCCTTTAATAAAAAGTCCAACTTGGTCAGACACATGAAGATTCACAACAGGAAGTAG
- the LOC140106048 gene encoding uncharacterized protein isoform X1, translating into MSPENGVCSDPGAHCCEPGLDLFPGECRMEKNGNPGIAGKILNITLEIITLLTGETYGPVKTYSSSPDVSEESRRITEPSPLLHLYENRTDEKILGLTNKILELLTAEVEDLVATHNDNCLATLESEVNKNIIQPQPGASPESEDPAGNNRDIVCSDTSNSVDTTRSFSVTETDTLNPKKRRKHVCSECGKAFLRIAHLVIHQRTHSGEKPFSCSSCGKCFISKSRLDRHWKIHMGEKRFFCSECGKSFYTNSHFQIHQRIHKNERPYVCSDCGRSFSGRSNYTRHLKIHTGERPFTCSICSQSFVQPMHLLVHQKKHEVENQLSCPKCKVFFPSEEAFVTHQKVHNHKLYSCPECRKCFLNVVSCVRHQRLHTGEKLYTCPYCKKKFINKTHLEIHKRTHTGEKPFACSECDKHFNNKWSRNKHLASHRGETPYQCTECNKGFKKKISLFLHQQLHKGNKVFTCARCRKYFSSEFDLVIHQKTHEGDSPISCPECRKEFSSKVSLMAHQKRHIGEKPFSCLECGKAFNDKSSLVAHRRVHTGEKPYACADCGKVFSVKSNMVRHQRTQTGEEPFICADCGESFRSKSCFDYHRKTHKGTQYFTCSDCEEKFTDRTSWRKHRQIHKEEKIYSELHRQLQLYECADCKKAFNKKSNLVRHMKIHNRK; encoded by the exons CGACCCTGGAGCTCATTGCTGTGAACCAGGCCTTGATCTGTTCCCGGGGGAATGCAGGATGGAGAAGAACGGGAATCCGGGAATAGCAGGGAAAATCTTAAATATCACCCTGGAGATTATCaccctgctgactggagag ACCTACGGTCCTGTAAAGACGTATAGCagcagccccgatgtatccgaaGAATCTCGGAGGATAACGGAACCTTCACCTCTTCTACATTTATATGAGAACAGAACTGATGAGAAGATCCTGGGGCTCACCAATAAGatcctggagctgctgactgCAGAG GTGGAAGATCTAGTGGCCACGC ACAATGATAACTGCCTCGCAACGCTTGAATCGGAAGTTAACAAGAACATTATACAACCTCAACCCGGTGCTAGCCCGGAATCAGAAGATCCAGCGGGAAATAACCGCGACATCGTGTGCTCCGATACTTCGAATAGCGTAGACACAACGAGGAGCTTCTCAGTTACTGAAACCGATACATTAAATCCTAAGAAAAGGAGGAAGCACGTGTGTTCTGAATGTGGCAAAGCTTTCCTGCGCATTGCACACCTGGTTATCCACCAGAGGACACACTCCGGGGAGAAGCCCTTCTCATGTTCATCTTGCGGGAAGTGTTTCATCAGTAAATCGCGACTTGACCGACATTGGAAAATCCACATGGGTGAGAAACGGTTCTTCTGttcggaatgtgggaaaagtttttatACTAATTCCCATTTCCAAATCCACCAAAGAATCCACAAGAACGAGAGGCCGTACGTATGTTCAGACTGTGGCAGATCTTTCAGTGGCCGCTCCAACTACACCCGTCACCTGAAGATCCATACGGGGGAGAGGCCGTTTACTTGCTCCATTTGCAGTCAAAGCTTTGTGCAACCAATGCACCTTTTGGTCCATCAAAAAAAACACGAAGTCGAAAACCAGCTTTCgtgcccaaaatgcaaagttTTCTTTCCTTCCGAAGAAGCCTTTGTGACTCATCAGAAAGTCCACAATCATAAACTGTATTCTTGTCCTGAGTGCAGAAAGTGTTTTCTGAACGTCGTCAGCTGCGTCCGCCATCAGAGactccacacgggggagaagttGTACACCTGCCCTTACTGCAAAAAGAAGTTTATTAATAAGACCCATCTGGAAATACataagagaactcacacgggggagaaaccaTTCGCCTGTTCAGAATGCGACAAGCATTTCAATAATAAGTGGAGTCGGAATAAGCATCTTGCATCTCACCGGGGGGAAACGCCCTATCAATGCACCGAATGTAATAAAGGGTTCAAAAAGAAAATCAGCCTTTTTCTACACCAGCAGCTACATAAGGGCAATAAAGTGTTTACCTGTGCCAGGTGCAGGAAATATTTTTCCAGCGAGTTTGATCTGGTAATCCACCAGAAAACTCACGAAGGTGACAGCCCCATCTCCTGCCCCGAGTGTCGTAAAGAGTTTTCTAGTAAAGTCAGCCTCATGGCGCATCAGAAGCGGCACattggggagaagccattctcctGCTTGGAGTGCGGTAAAGCCTTCAATGACAAGTCAAGTTTGGTGGCTCATCGGAGAGTCCACACCGGAGAGAAACCATACGCCTGCGCAGACTGCGGCAAAGTGTTTTCGGTAAAGTCAAACATGGTCCGACACCAAAGAACCCAAACCGGAGAGGAGCCCTTCATCTGTGCCGATTGCGGGGAAAGCTTTCGATCGAAAAGCTGTTTTGACTACCATCGGAAAACTCATAAGGGGACGCAATATTTTACATGTTCGGATTGTGAGGAGAAGTTCACCGATAGGACGAGCTGGCGCAAACATCGGCAGATTCACAAAGAGGAGAAAATCTACAGCGAACTGCACAGACAGCTGCAATTGTACGAATGCGCCGATTGCAAAAAGGCCTTTAATAAAAAGTCCAACTTGGTCAGACACATGAAGATTCACAACAGGAAGTAG